A region of Moorena sp. SIOASIH DNA encodes the following proteins:
- a CDS encoding DUF2283 domain-containing protein, whose protein sequence is MNNAKMTYFEQEDILHLTLSDEPEAGSVEISPNITAELNEAGELIGIEIIQASAFIRDAIVESAQGKLLNLSAKHSA, encoded by the coding sequence ATGAATAATGCCAAGATGACATACTTTGAACAAGAAGATATCCTTCACCTTACCCTGTCTGATGAACCAGAAGCAGGTAGTGTCGAGATTAGTCCTAACATTACCGCCGAACTGAATGAAGCAGGAGAATTAATTGGAATAGAGATTATCCAAGCAAGTGCCTTCATCCGAGACGCCATTGTAGAATCAGCCCAGGGGAAGCTCTTGAATCTTTCGGCTAAGCATTCAGCTTAG
- a CDS encoding threo-3-hydroxy-L-aspartate ammonia-lyase, with amino-acid sequence MELQALPVTYTDIEAAAKRLSGNAHQTPVHTSRTVNQLTNAQVFFKCENFQRIGAFKFRGAYNALSQLSEAQKQRGVLTFSSGNHGQAIALSGTLLGIPTTVVMPKDAPAVKQAATRGYGAEVILYDRAELRREALAEELSRDRKLTIIPPYDHPHIIAGQGTTAKELLEQVGPLDLLLVCCGGGGLLSGCAIATKTLYPNCRVIGVEPAQADDATRSFHSKILQTVDNPNTIADGARTPSLGKLTFPLVLNYVDDMVTVSEAAIIRTMFFLWERLKIVVEPTGALAAAALLEGIIKMPNARIGVIISGGNVDLKQIAKLTSQ; translated from the coding sequence ATGGAACTGCAAGCATTACCTGTCACCTACACTGATATAGAAGCCGCCGCTAAACGCCTATCGGGCAATGCCCATCAAACCCCAGTCCATACCTCCAGAACTGTCAACCAGCTCACCAACGCTCAAGTCTTCTTTAAATGCGAAAACTTCCAACGTATTGGTGCCTTTAAGTTTCGAGGGGCTTATAACGCTCTGTCACAACTATCTGAAGCACAAAAACAGCGAGGGGTTCTCACCTTTTCTTCTGGTAATCATGGACAAGCGATCGCATTATCTGGGACCCTCCTCGGTATCCCCACCACTGTAGTGATGCCCAAAGATGCCCCAGCTGTCAAGCAAGCCGCTACCCGTGGCTATGGTGCTGAAGTAATTTTATATGATCGCGCTGAATTGAGAAGGGAAGCATTAGCGGAAGAGTTATCACGCGATCGCAAACTCACCATCATTCCTCCCTACGATCACCCCCACATTATTGCTGGACAGGGTACTACGGCCAAAGAACTCCTAGAACAAGTCGGTCCACTGGATCTGTTACTGGTGTGTTGTGGTGGTGGTGGCTTACTCTCAGGATGTGCGATCGCAACCAAAACCCTATATCCTAATTGCCGTGTGATTGGTGTAGAACCAGCACAGGCCGATGATGCCACCCGTTCTTTCCATAGCAAAATCCTCCAAACTGTTGACAATCCCAACACCATTGCTGACGGAGCCAGAACTCCCAGCCTCGGCAAACTTACCTTTCCCCTAGTCCTTAATTACGTTGATGACATGGTAACTGTATCGGAAGCTGCGATTATCCGTACCATGTTTTTCCTCTGGGAACGGCTAAAAATTGTAGTTGAGCCCACTGGTGCCTTAGCTGCTGCTGCCCTACTTGAAGGGATTATTAAAATGCCCAATGCTCGGATTGGTGTCATTATCAGTGGTGGCAATGTGGATTTAAAGCAAATTGCTAAATTGACTAGCCAATAG
- a CDS encoding Na/Pi symporter — MESVQNSDKLVVTFYKWVGILVLVYLLIVAVGIIGTGFRSATGEQAQELFKFATNPFAGLIVGTLATALIQSSSTVTSIIVGLVAGGLPVATAVPMVMGANIGTTITNTLVSLGHIQNKDEFKQAFAAATIHDFFNLISVVIFLPLEITTHFLEKISLFLTSLVVGENSINLNNVNLIKLATAPVTDRIKTVSNILPEPFNGIALIVLGISVIFLSIFFIGKLLKTLMVGRANEMLHTAIGNGPIAGIASGTLVTVIVQSSSTTTSLIVPLAGTGLLSLQEIYPFTLGANIGTCITALLAATGITENPIPALEIATVHLLYNTLAVVIIYSIPVLRQMPILGAETLATVATERKYLAFLYIGSVFFVIPLLLLSLSTLL, encoded by the coding sequence ATGGAAAGCGTTCAAAACTCAGACAAGCTTGTTGTTACCTTCTACAAATGGGTAGGTATTCTGGTTTTGGTTTACCTACTGATTGTGGCAGTAGGGATAATTGGTACAGGCTTTAGGTCAGCTACTGGGGAGCAAGCCCAGGAATTGTTCAAGTTTGCTACTAATCCCTTTGCTGGCTTAATTGTCGGTACCCTAGCAACTGCTTTAATCCAATCGTCAAGTACAGTAACCTCGATTATTGTGGGTCTAGTAGCTGGTGGTTTGCCAGTGGCAACGGCTGTTCCTATGGTGATGGGGGCTAACATTGGCACCACCATTACTAATACACTGGTTAGTTTAGGACATATCCAAAATAAGGACGAATTTAAACAGGCTTTTGCTGCTGCAACCATCCACGACTTCTTCAATCTGATTAGTGTCGTTATCTTCCTACCTTTGGAAATTACCACTCACTTCCTGGAAAAGATTAGTCTGTTCTTAACAAGCCTGGTTGTGGGGGAAAACTCGATTAATTTAAACAACGTTAACCTGATAAAATTAGCCACTGCTCCAGTCACTGATAGGATTAAAACTGTCAGTAACATTTTACCAGAACCATTTAATGGTATTGCCCTGATTGTCCTAGGTATCAGTGTTATTTTCCTATCCATCTTCTTCATTGGCAAACTGCTCAAAACCCTAATGGTAGGACGAGCGAATGAGATGTTGCACACTGCTATCGGTAACGGTCCCATTGCTGGGATTGCTTCTGGGACACTAGTCACTGTAATCGTGCAATCTTCCTCGACTACCACCAGCCTGATCGTTCCCCTAGCTGGTACAGGTTTATTGAGTTTACAAGAAATTTATCCCTTCACCCTAGGCGCAAATATCGGAACCTGTATCACTGCCTTACTTGCGGCGACCGGAATAACGGAAAACCCAATCCCTGCTCTAGAAATAGCTACAGTGCATCTACTTTACAACACCCTCGCAGTTGTGATCATCTACAGCATTCCTGTGTTGAGACAAATGCCAATCCTGGGTGCAGAAACCTTAGCTACTGTTGCCACTGAGCGGAAGTATTTAGCGTTCCTATATATTGGAAGCGTTTTCTTCGTTATTCCTCTACTACTTCTGAGTCTATCCACATTGCTGTGA
- a CDS encoding CHASE2 domain-containing protein: MTNKTRSIGKLVVLKIGDGSFDQGFPVTLQIWEEGKSPSLEITGRLPPAPEILQSCQSWTTSYHSLGLPSRLEASVVQVTNVSKLERCYNAAQVLGDRLNAWLYSEPFRPIKEKLLEQLLPSDEIRLIIQTENSSLRRLPWHLWDVWERYSKAEIALSALKYEPVKGNPKAHQKVRILAIIGNSIGIDTEADQKLLEQLPDAQIKFLIEPKRQQVQQALWEQCWDILFFAGHSSSKNDRNTGHIYINKTDSLTINQLKFGLKRSIEKGLKIAIFNSCDGLGLASNLANLQIPQIIVMREPVPDRVSQEFLKYFLTAFARGQSFYLAVREARERLQGIEDEFPCATWLPIICQNPAAPPPTWKGLMMDNPVAPPPLPIPIPPPRLPKLSFIKVLVTSLVITCFLIVIQQLGLLQGLELKAFDHLINRRPAEFPDSRLIVVEVTEEDIKDQQSDLRPGTSLSDRSLKQLLEILNSSQAKVIGLDIHRDFPVAPDYQDLGTLLEQSENLVTVCKASNEDDPGISPPPEVPKQNLGFSDVVGDPDGVIRRHLLAFNPDPTSDCSASYALSTQLAMRYLLAKEISPTYTDQGYLQLGDVVFTPLTNHTGGYHKLDAWGHQIMLNYRFHKSPEDFVGQVTLSQVLNGKIDRDSFKGRIVLIGVTAPSREDYFFTPYSKGNTIDDQTPGVVLHAHMVSQIISAVLDQRPLIRDWPAWREVVWIWGWCLTAGLVCWRCKSDLRLGVLLLALSILYGSCLGLLKQGYWVPLVPSALAVVVIGGFIVLYDQPSPHPLKSVK, encoded by the coding sequence ATGACCAATAAAACACGCAGCATTGGTAAATTAGTTGTCTTAAAGATAGGAGATGGTTCCTTTGACCAAGGGTTTCCAGTCACTTTACAGATTTGGGAAGAGGGCAAAAGCCCCTCCTTGGAAATCACTGGCAGGCTACCTCCTGCTCCTGAAATTCTGCAATCGTGCCAAAGTTGGACAACGAGTTATCACAGTTTGGGGTTACCTTCCCGTCTAGAAGCATCAGTGGTACAAGTGACGAATGTATCTAAACTGGAACGGTGCTACAATGCTGCCCAAGTCTTAGGCGATCGCTTAAATGCTTGGCTATACTCAGAGCCATTTCGACCGATTAAGGAGAAATTACTCGAACAACTATTACCCTCCGATGAAATTCGTCTAATTATTCAAACCGAGAACAGTTCTTTACGGCGACTGCCCTGGCATCTGTGGGATGTTTGGGAACGCTATTCCAAGGCAGAAATTGCTTTAAGTGCCTTAAAGTATGAACCAGTCAAGGGAAATCCCAAGGCTCACCAGAAGGTGAGAATTTTAGCAATTATTGGAAATAGTATTGGTATTGATACCGAAGCGGATCAGAAGTTGCTAGAGCAATTACCTGATGCTCAGATCAAGTTTCTCATAGAACCCAAGCGCCAGCAAGTCCAGCAAGCCCTTTGGGAGCAATGCTGGGATATCCTCTTTTTTGCTGGTCATAGTTCCAGTAAAAACGATCGGAACACGGGTCACATTTATATTAATAAAACCGATAGTTTAACCATTAATCAGTTAAAGTTTGGCTTAAAAAGATCAATTGAAAAAGGCTTAAAAATCGCTATTTTTAATTCTTGTGATGGCTTGGGTTTAGCCTCGAATCTGGCTAATTTACAGATTCCCCAAATTATTGTCATGCGAGAACCGGTACCCGACCGGGTTTCACAGGAATTTTTGAAATATTTTTTAACCGCTTTTGCTAGGGGGCAGTCCTTCTATTTAGCAGTGCGGGAAGCTAGGGAACGATTACAAGGGATAGAAGATGAGTTTCCTTGTGCAACTTGGTTACCGATAATTTGTCAGAATCCCGCCGCCCCGCCACCGACTTGGAAAGGGTTGATGATGGACAACCCTGTAGCACCTCCACCTCTACCTATACCTATACCTCCACCTCGACTCCCTAAGCTGAGCTTCATCAAGGTATTAGTGACCAGTTTGGTAATTACATGCTTCTTGATAGTTATACAGCAGCTCGGTTTACTCCAAGGTTTGGAGTTGAAAGCCTTCGACCACCTGATCAATAGAAGACCAGCGGAGTTTCCCGATTCCCGTCTTATAGTGGTAGAGGTTACTGAAGAAGATATTAAAGATCAGCAGTCGGATTTAAGACCAGGTACCTCCTTATCAGACCGATCACTCAAACAACTGTTAGAAATACTTAATTCCTCTCAAGCCAAAGTAATTGGCCTAGATATTCATCGTGATTTTCCTGTAGCCCCAGACTACCAAGATTTGGGAACGCTCCTAGAGCAAAGCGAGAATTTGGTTACGGTGTGCAAAGCCAGTAACGAAGATGACCCAGGAATTTCACCGCCCCCAGAAGTTCCGAAACAAAACTTGGGCTTTAGTGATGTTGTAGGTGACCCAGACGGGGTTATCCGTCGCCATCTGTTGGCCTTTAACCCTGATCCCACATCAGATTGTAGTGCTTCCTATGCTCTGAGTACCCAATTGGCAATGCGGTATCTACTGGCCAAGGAAATCTCTCCCACATACACAGATCAAGGATACTTACAGCTAGGTGATGTAGTCTTTACACCCTTAACCAATCATACTGGCGGTTATCATAAACTGGATGCCTGGGGACACCAAATCATGCTGAATTACCGTTTTCACAAATCTCCAGAAGATTTTGTGGGCCAAGTCACTCTCTCTCAAGTTCTAAACGGTAAGATCGATCGTGATTCCTTCAAGGGAAGAATTGTTCTGATTGGTGTTACTGCTCCCAGCCGTGAGGATTATTTTTTTACACCTTATAGTAAAGGTAATACAATAGATGATCAAACACCAGGAGTAGTTCTCCATGCCCACATGGTAAGTCAGATTATAAGTGCTGTTTTAGATCAGCGACCCCTGATACGGGATTGGCCTGCATGGCGTGAAGTAGTGTGGATTTGGGGTTGGTGCCTAACGGCTGGTCTGGTGTGTTGGCGCTGTAAATCCGACCTACGTTTGGGTGTTTTGCTGTTGGCTCTATCGATTCTCTACGGGTCCTGCTTAGGTCTTTTGAAACAAGGGTATTGGGTACCATTAGTCCCCTCAGCATTGGCTGTGGTGGTTATTGGTGGTTTTATTGTTCTCTATGATCAACCCTCACCACATCCTCTAAAATCGGTCAAGTAA
- a CDS encoding transposase, with protein MIIIEFKVYGKKHQYSAIEEAIRTVKFIRNSCIRLWMDNKGTGKYDLSKYCKILAKEFPFANELNSSARQAASERAWSSIAKFYDNCKKKVPGKKGFPRFKKHCRSVEYKQSGWKLSPDKKSIVFTDKKGIGKLKLKGTWDLWRFDKKQIKRVRIVKRADGYYVQFCVSVDCNEEIEPSRRTIGLDVGLKEFYTDSDGNTEPNPRFYRTGEKRLKFYQRRVSRKKKGSANRRKAVNRLGRHHLKISRQREEHAKRLARCVIRSNDLVAYEDLRVRNLVKNHCLAKSISDAGWYQFRKWLEHFGKKFGRVTVAVNPAYTSQNCSECDEVVKKSLSTRTHVCKCGCRLDRDHNAAVNILNRALGTVGHTGTWIIDPNAGGDLTSVLLDSGQVE; from the coding sequence ATGATCATTATAGAGTTCAAGGTATATGGCAAGAAGCACCAATATTCAGCTATTGAGGAAGCCATTCGGACGGTCAAGTTTATCCGAAATAGTTGCATTCGTCTATGGATGGACAATAAAGGAACAGGGAAGTACGATCTTAGTAAATATTGCAAGATATTGGCCAAGGAATTCCCTTTTGCTAATGAATTGAACTCTAGTGCCCGACAGGCTGCTTCTGAGCGAGCATGGTCATCGATTGCGAAATTCTACGACAATTGCAAAAAAAAGGTACCAGGAAAGAAGGGTTTTCCAAGATTTAAAAAACATTGTCGATCAGTTGAATATAAGCAGTCAGGATGGAAATTATCTCCCGACAAAAAATCGATTGTATTCACTGACAAAAAAGGGATTGGAAAACTCAAGCTCAAAGGTACATGGGACTTGTGGCGTTTCGACAAGAAACAAATCAAACGAGTTCGCATAGTCAAAAGGGCTGACGGCTACTATGTTCAGTTCTGCGTCTCAGTTGATTGCAACGAGGAAATAGAACCGTCAAGAAGAACCATCGGGTTAGATGTAGGACTAAAAGAGTTTTATACTGATTCCGATGGAAATACAGAGCCCAATCCCCGTTTTTATAGGACTGGGGAGAAGAGGCTAAAGTTTTATCAACGCCGAGTTTCTCGGAAGAAAAAAGGCTCAGCTAACCGTAGGAAAGCCGTTAATAGACTAGGCAGGCATCACCTCAAAATAAGTAGGCAACGTGAAGAACACGCCAAGAGACTGGCGCGTTGCGTAATCCGGTCTAACGACCTGGTCGCCTACGAAGATTTGAGGGTCAGAAATCTGGTTAAAAATCATTGTCTGGCTAAGTCTATTAGTGACGCAGGTTGGTATCAGTTTCGGAAGTGGTTAGAACACTTTGGTAAAAAGTTTGGCAGGGTCACTGTTGCAGTAAACCCCGCCTACACAAGCCAAAACTGCTCTGAATGCGACGAAGTGGTCAAGAAGTCGTTATCAACCAGGACTCATGTCTGTAAATGTGGTTGCAGACTTGATCGCGATCACAATGCCGCAGTAAACATCCTCAATAGAGCCTTGGGTACGGTGGGGCACACCGGAACCTGGATCATTGATCCAAACGCTGGGGGAGATTTGACCTCTGTTCTTCTTGATTCCGGTCAGGTTGAGTAA
- a CDS encoding FAD-dependent oxidoreductase, translating to MSEISERKRVVVVGAGWAGLGATHHLAKQGYDVTLLEASSYPGGLVAGWKTAGGRSVEGGIHGFWYPYHNIFKLVKELRLNPFTPFTRSSQYSPAGLEVESPIFQNEPRLPTPLGTFLYTDFKRLPLIDRLSALPLLYAVIDFDNSHQAWARYDSVTARELFKQFGVSARLYKDSFEPMLLVGLFAPGEQCSAAAALGMLYYFILAHQPDFDVVWCRGTVAQMIFKPWVEQIEKAGGKVLTNKRVNDIIIDHTGKAKGVMCGDECFEADAVIFAVSVSGMKKILQSSTMLQSRKEFRNLMNLGGIDVLSTRLWFDRKVEIRHPSNACFGFDATTGWTFFDLNALHDEYRDEPGSVIEADFYHANQLLPLSDQQIIQKVQRDLGTCVSGFREANLIDSSVIRVPQGVTHFAPGSYQYMMQRTTSIENVFMSGDWIITRHGSWSQEKAYVTGLEAANLVIRRFRQGNLAKIIPVDADEFHIQVTRKINKTVREFGQMLFHNFWLP from the coding sequence ATGTCAGAAATCTCAGAAAGAAAACGAGTAGTTGTAGTCGGTGCTGGATGGGCAGGCTTAGGCGCAACTCACCACTTAGCCAAACAAGGTTACGATGTCACTCTCCTAGAAGCAAGTTCCTATCCCGGTGGTTTAGTGGCAGGATGGAAAACAGCGGGTGGACGTTCTGTAGAAGGGGGAATTCATGGTTTCTGGTATCCTTATCACAACATTTTCAAGCTGGTAAAGGAACTCCGACTCAATCCTTTCACTCCTTTCACCCGTTCTTCCCAGTATTCTCCTGCTGGATTAGAAGTCGAATCCCCGATCTTTCAAAATGAACCACGACTTCCCACCCCTCTAGGAACCTTCCTATACACGGACTTCAAACGGTTACCCCTGATTGATCGACTCTCTGCCTTACCCCTGCTCTATGCCGTTATTGACTTCGATAATTCCCACCAGGCGTGGGCTAGGTATGACTCGGTAACCGCCCGTGAATTATTTAAACAGTTTGGGGTTTCGGCACGACTGTACAAGGATTCCTTTGAGCCAATGCTGTTAGTGGGTTTATTTGCTCCAGGAGAGCAATGTTCAGCCGCAGCAGCCCTAGGAATGCTGTATTACTTCATTTTGGCTCACCAACCGGACTTTGATGTGGTCTGGTGCCGAGGAACGGTAGCACAGATGATATTTAAACCCTGGGTGGAACAGATTGAGAAAGCCGGGGGAAAGGTACTTACCAATAAACGGGTCAATGACATTATTATAGACCACACAGGCAAGGCCAAAGGGGTAATGTGTGGTGATGAATGCTTTGAGGCTGACGCGGTGATTTTTGCAGTCAGTGTCAGTGGTATGAAGAAAATCCTTCAGAGTAGCACCATGCTCCAAAGCCGCAAGGAATTCCGCAACCTGATGAATTTAGGGGGAATTGATGTGCTATCAACCAGGTTATGGTTTGACCGCAAAGTTGAGATTCGCCATCCCTCTAATGCTTGTTTTGGGTTTGATGCAACCACGGGTTGGACATTTTTTGACCTTAATGCTTTGCATGATGAGTACCGGGATGAACCTGGTAGCGTGATTGAAGCAGACTTTTACCATGCTAACCAGTTGCTACCCCTAAGTGATCAGCAAATTATCCAGAAAGTTCAGCGTGACCTAGGCACCTGTGTTTCGGGTTTTCGAGAGGCAAATCTGATTGACAGTAGTGTGATTCGAGTACCCCAAGGGGTGACTCACTTTGCTCCCGGTAGCTATCAGTATATGATGCAGCGAACCACTAGTATTGAAAATGTATTTATGAGCGGGGATTGGATTATCACTCGCCACGGTTCTTGGTCTCAGGAAAAGGCGTATGTTACAGGTTTAGAGGCAGCAAATTTGGTAATTAGGCGGTTTAGACAGGGGAATCTCGCCAAGATTATTCCTGTTGATGCTGATGAATTCCATATTCAAGTCACACGGAAGATTAACAAAACTGTACGGGAGTTTGGTCAGATGTTATTCCATAATTTTTGGTTACCTTGA
- a CDS encoding sigma-70 family RNA polymerase sigma factor, with product MFENSIFGERQYQQRRSDRIMTQLYEQLNQLVTAACSHPPGSAQRQKNLTKIIRLVTKKLWLEHTPYYQDALQQTWIYFCQNICEGKTGNPYDSSRGSVVTWLNFYLKKRLQDFRINTIGQNKRVSSSKGQNGENLDPLNSVAAPPEVPTLLEDVREWVETAAVDSDLRTTHIKGHPEVTCQVLILRRLPPETSWKTLSEEFNVSISTLSSFYQRQCLPRLRKFGESEGYL from the coding sequence TTGTTTGAAAATAGTATTTTCGGAGAAAGGCAATATCAGCAAAGGCGGAGCGATCGCATTATGACTCAACTCTATGAGCAGCTCAACCAGCTAGTGACGGCAGCATGTAGTCATCCACCTGGAAGCGCTCAGCGTCAAAAAAACTTAACAAAAATTATTCGTTTAGTCACTAAGAAACTTTGGCTTGAACATACTCCCTACTATCAAGACGCACTCCAACAAACCTGGATTTACTTTTGCCAGAATATTTGCGAAGGCAAAACCGGTAATCCCTACGACTCTAGCCGTGGCAGTGTGGTCACTTGGCTCAATTTCTACTTGAAGAAACGACTCCAAGACTTTCGCATCAATACCATAGGACAAAATAAGAGAGTATCTTCTAGCAAGGGTCAAAATGGTGAAAACCTTGACCCGCTCAATAGTGTGGCAGCTCCACCCGAAGTGCCTACCTTACTCGAAGATGTTAGGGAATGGGTGGAAACGGCGGCTGTTGATAGTGATCTACGCACTACCCATATTAAAGGTCATCCAGAGGTCACCTGCCAAGTCTTAATTTTGCGGCGCTTGCCTCCAGAAACTAGCTGGAAAACCCTATCAGAAGAGTTTAATGTATCAATTTCTACATTAAGTAGCTTTTATCAGCGACAATGTTTGCCCCGTTTGCGTAAATTTGGAGAATCGGAGGGATATCTATAA
- a CDS encoding DUF1822 family protein, whose translation MTYNTHNLEQFALPLPITHNARRSAEQFARQQPTPEKAQQVRLNTLAVLVVNDYMQMMGMATDLKASDSWNPIMRLLANVADLEVSGIGRIECRPIKVQDSVCHIPPEVWCDRIGYVVVQIDERSSEGTVLGFTPTADTEELPLSQLRPVDDLIDQFHQPIPQPIPPVVERTRVNLSQWLNNVVETGWQTLESLENLLNPPEPIFAFRSSGLESTEALPLEENLDVGIRRAKLIDLGLLLAGSTVALVVELVPESELKQNIRLKVYPTGSKIYLPPNLTLTVLDASGTVFLEAQARQIDNYIQLQFSGVPGEQFSVEVALGDARIIEDFAI comes from the coding sequence ATGACCTACAACACCCATAACCTAGAACAATTTGCCCTTCCTCTGCCCATTACTCACAATGCACGCAGGAGTGCTGAGCAATTTGCTAGGCAGCAGCCTACCCCTGAAAAAGCTCAGCAAGTTCGACTCAACACCTTGGCTGTGTTGGTTGTCAATGATTACATGCAAATGATGGGGATGGCTACAGATTTAAAAGCCTCAGACAGCTGGAACCCTATCATGCGCCTGTTAGCTAATGTGGCAGACTTGGAAGTATCCGGTATCGGTCGTATCGAATGCCGACCGATCAAAGTCCAAGATTCCGTCTGCCATATTCCCCCCGAAGTTTGGTGTGATCGGATTGGCTATGTAGTTGTTCAGATTGATGAACGATCGTCGGAGGGAACAGTGTTGGGATTTACTCCAACTGCTGATACCGAAGAGTTACCCCTGAGCCAACTACGACCTGTTGATGATTTAATCGATCAGTTCCATCAACCCATACCACAACCCATACCACCGGTAGTCGAGAGAACAAGGGTAAACTTGAGTCAATGGTTAAACAATGTGGTTGAAACTGGTTGGCAAACTCTCGAAAGCTTGGAAAACTTGTTAAACCCACCCGAACCAATTTTCGCTTTCCGCTCTTCTGGTCTAGAGTCAACTGAGGCGTTACCCCTAGAGGAAAATCTTGATGTGGGGATTAGGCGGGCTAAGTTGATCGACTTAGGGCTATTGCTAGCTGGTTCCACCGTGGCTTTGGTAGTGGAACTTGTCCCAGAATCTGAACTCAAGCAAAATATTCGCCTCAAGGTATATCCCACCGGCAGTAAAATCTATTTGCCTCCCAACCTCACCCTCACTGTGCTGGATGCATCGGGAACAGTTTTTCTTGAAGCCCAAGCCAGACAAATCGATAATTACATTCAATTGCAGTTCAGTGGTGTACCAGGAGAGCAATTTAGTGTCGAAGTTGCTCTTGGCGATGCCAGGATTATTGAGGATTTTGCCATCTGA